A genomic region of Gossypium hirsutum isolate 1008001.06 chromosome D01, Gossypium_hirsutum_v2.1, whole genome shotgun sequence contains the following coding sequences:
- the LOC107896066 gene encoding kirola has product MAQIRKMDCQVVIKSSADEFYNAFRSKPQFLPKMSNGLIKDVKLLQGDWNSVGAVRLWSYASEGKPQMVKEIFEKVDEKSKTMVYKLVEGDLLNSYNSWRNIITITPVGERSMVKWTMEFEKQNEDIPDPVGYADSLIALTKNIDAYLLNV; this is encoded by the exons ATGGCTCAAATTAGGAAGATGGATTGCCAAGTAGTGATCAAGTCCTCAGCTGACGAGTTCTACAACGCCTTCCGCAGCAAACCCCAATTTCTACCAAAGATGTCCAATGGATTAATAAAAGATGTGAAACTTCTTCAGGGTGATTGGAATTCCGTTGGCGCTGTCAGACTATGGTCTTACGCTTCCGAAG GTAAGCCTCAGATGGTTAAAGAGATATTCGAGAAGGTGGACGAAAAAAGTAAGACGATGGTTTACAAACTTGTAGAGGGTGATCTCCTGAATTCTTATAATAGCTGGAGGAACATCATTACCATCACGCCAGTGGGTGAGAGAAGCATGGTGAAATGGACCATGGAATTCGAAAAGCAAAACGAGGACATCCCTGACCCTGTGGGGTACGCAGACAGCTTGATCGCCTTGACCAAGAATATCGATGCATATCTTCTTAATGTCTAA